One window of Populus nigra chromosome 5, ddPopNigr1.1, whole genome shotgun sequence genomic DNA carries:
- the LOC133693335 gene encoding methionine aminopeptidase 1D, chloroplastic/mitochondrial, producing the protein MVGASSLQPRLLSSFVGDRLLLSKQPVSRLFLYKPGNKHVSMQLSRTLSGLTNLLFNRRNLDEVPNAERQRLRPGKLSPRRPVPDHIPRPPYVNSRQPPGIASGAEVHDENGIECMRSSGKLAAQVLQYAGTLVKPGIKTDDIDQAVHQMIIDNGAYPSPLGYGGFPKSVCTSVNECICHGIPDSRALEDGDIINIDVTVYLNGYHGDTSATFFCGDVDDEARKLVQVTEECLYRAISICAPGVEYKKIGKTIHDHADKYSYGVVRHFVGHGVGRVFHADPVVQHFRNNDGGRMMLNQTFTIEPMLTIGSVNPVMWDDNWTVVTEDGSLSAQFEHTILITKDGAEILTQC; encoded by the exons ATGGTTGGCGCCTCTTCCCTGCAACCAAGACTCCTCTCTTCTTTTGTAGGTGATCGTTTGCTTCTATCAAAACAGCCAGTTTCTCGTCTCTTTCTCTACAAACCAG GAAACAAACATGTGTCAATGCAACTGTCTAGAACGCTTTCTGGCTTGACCAATCTTTTATTCAATAGAAG AAATCTGGATGAAGTGCCTAATGCCGAGCGGCAACGTCTAAGGCCAGGGAAGTTGTCTCCTCGTCGACCTGTTCCAGATCATATACCAAGGCCTCCCTATGTCAATTCTCGGCAACCACCTGGCATTGCAAGTGGGGCCGAAGTGCATGATGAGAATGGGATAGAATGCATGAGATCTTCTGGAAAGCTTGCGGCCCAGGTTCTTCAGTATGCTGGGACTTTAGTCAAG CCAGGTATAAAAACAGATGACATTGACCAAGCAGTTCATCAAATGATAATTGATAACGGAGCGTATCCTTCACCTCTTGGATATGGTGGGTTTCCTAAGAGTGTCTGCACATCAGTGAATGAGTGTATTTGCCATGGAATACCAGACTCACGTGCTCTTGAG gATGGTGATATAATCAACATTGATGTTACAGTTTATCTAAAT GGTTATCATGGTGATACCTCAGCAACTTTCTTTTGTGGAGATGTTGATGACGAAGCCAGAAAACTGGTTCAG GTGACTGAAGAATGCCTTTACAGAGCAATATCAATTTGTGCACCGGGAGTGGAGTACAAGAAAATTGGCAAAACAATACA TGACCATGCAGATAAATATTCTTACGGTGTTGTCCGACATTTTGTTGGCCATGGTGTTGGACGTGTATTCCATGCCGATCCCGTTGTTCAGCACTTCA GAAACAATGATGGTGGGCGCATGATGTTGAATCAAACCTTCACTATCG AACCCATGTTGACAATTGGTAGCGTTAACCCTGTAATGTGGGATGATAACTGGACAGTTGTAACCGAAGATGGAAGCCTATCAGCACAGTTCGAGCACACCATTCTAATCACAAAAGACGGGGCTGAGATATTGACCCAGTGTTAA
- the LOC133694415 gene encoding uncharacterized protein LOC133694415 — MELLASYNEQIGALVLGNAPQNAKYTSHQIQKEILHVFARNVQSSIRHEIGDARFCLIVDEARDESRREQMTPVIRFVDRSGFIRERFLDIVHVKDTTAATLKEEISFVLSHHNLDVQNIRGQGYDGANNMRGEWNASTIEHLVDIGEIETSKGVNQVGGLQRLGDSRWSSHFKSICSLIKIYGATCLVLENIVVDGSIYSQRGDAVFSFKLLMSFDFALILHIMKDVMGITDMLCQALQQKSQDILNAMHLVTTTKTLIQKLRDDGWKTLLEEVISFCKHQDIEVPDMNACFSSVGRSRRKQKSVTVEHHYRVDIFTAIIDQQLQELNNRFNEQAIELLQLSTALDPRNSYKLFNVKDICLLVDKFYPQDFSDQEKIHLRLQLQHYELDVPNHLKLKSMSSIADLCQGLVETGKSTIYPLVDRLIRLILTLPVSTATTERAFSAMKIVKTRLRNRMIFLQII; from the exons atgGAACTTTTAGCATCATACAATGAACAAATAGGTGCTCTTGTTTTGGGTAATGCTCCACAAAATGCTAAATACACCtcacatcaaattcaaaaagaaattttgcatGTCTTTGCTAGAAATGTTCAATCTTCAATTCGTCATGAGATTGGTGATgcaagattttgtttaattgttgaTGAAGCTCGAGATGAATCTAGAAGAGAGCAAATGACCCCTGTTATTAGGTTTGTTGATAGAAGTGGATTTATACGAGAACGATTTTTGGATATAGTTCATGTCAAAGATACAACTGCTGCAACTCTTAAGGAAGagatttcctttgttttatctCATCATAATCTGGATGTTCAAAATATTAGGGGTCAAGGGTATGATGGTGCCAATAATATGCGTGGAGAGTGGAATG CATCTACAATTGAACATTTAGTTGATATTGGTGAGATTGAAACGAGTAAAGGAGTTAATCAAGTTGGTGGTTTGCAACGACTTGGAGATAGCAGATGGAGTTCGCACTTCAAATCAATTTgcagtttgataaaaatatatggggCAACTTGCTTGGTTCTTGAAAACATTGTTGTAGATGGATCTATTTATTCTCAACGTGGTGATGCGGTCTTTTCATTTAAGTTGctaatgtcatttgattttgcaCTCATCTTACATATAATGAAGGATGTTATGGGAATTACTGATATGCTTTGCCAAGCTCTACAACAAAAATCTCAAGACATTTTAAATGCTATGCATTTAGTGACTACTACAAAGACTTTAATTCAGAAGTTAAGAGATGATGGTTGGAAAACTCTTTTAGAAGAAGTGATATCATTTTGTAAGCATCAAGACATTGAAGTTCCTGATATGAATGCTTGTTTTTCTAGTGTGGGACGATCTCGCCGTAAACAAAAATCAGTAACAGTTGAACATCACTACCGAGTTGATATATTTACAGCTATCATTGATCAACAATTGCAAGAGCTAAATAATAGATTCAATGAGCAGGCAATCGAGCTTCTTCAGTTAAGCACAGCTTTAGATCCTAGAAATagctataaattattcaatgttAAAGATATATGCTTACTTGTTGACAAGTTCTATCCTCAAGATTTTTCTgaccaagaaaaaattcatttgagacTTCAGTTGCAGCATTATGAGCTTGATGTACCCAATCATCTAAAGTTAAAGAGCATGTCATCGATTGCTGATTTATGTCAAGGACTGGTTGAAACaggaaaatcaacaatttatccACTAGTTGACAGGTTGATTCGGCTTATTTTGACTCTTCCTGTTTCGACAGCAACTACTGAACGAGCTTTCTCAGCGATgaagattgttaaaacaagacttcgTAATCGGATGATTTTCttacaaattatttga
- the LOC133695231 gene encoding uncharacterized protein LOC133695231 translates to MDSAPVNWEALDRLILDFAKSENLIDDSASTSIISSPSSSPPSFSSSYQSRFIIRQIRRFLESGDIDSSLHLLRSHAPFILDDHRLLFRLQKQKFMELLRRGTGEARDSAIECTRTALAPCALDAYPKSVYVFKEAYEEFKHVLLAFIYDKDDQNSPVANEWSERRRFEIAGLMSSVLRAHLQAYDPVFSMTLRYLISIHKGFCIRQGISSPISDLTERLLLEERDPPAVPQESFYEAPPFDEVDIQALAHAVELTRQGAIDSLRFAKGDLFQAFQNELCRMKVDVSMLDELVREYCVYRGIVDSGLALPSVPGLKTLAEPLKVGQSEPGYCSSRNYSYEGDNTNSKHSDGETSVSNAHMNGSPEDSVDVNSIQGTDVELRYACESTNYSEDCSTSGSHQAGISKVLQRNRNYTTGERSKRKRWRGRQDDEDYKQDVNATSTDLSREQQGLEKHPSADIKSRDDKYEIVLGMKELAGRGMAAEVVEEVTALDPNFFLQNHILLFQLKQVEFLKLVSSGDHSSALRVASSHLGPIASRDPSLLKPLKETLLALLWPNEDALGKGLPLHALSTSLQFAVGRKLGVEEPQLMKLMRATLHTHNEWFKLQMCKDRFESLLRIDSLKDVNTPLISACSMSKSNADSCTHGSSQLTISSSTRVSEDGSSATQESSRDVCDENAILKVMEFLALPRADAIHLLAQYNGNAETVIQQIFA, encoded by the exons ATGGACTCGGCGCCAGTGAACTGGGAAGCTCTAGACAGACTCATACTAGATTTTGCAAAATCAGAGAATTTAATCGACGACTCCGCTTCAACATCAATAATATCCTCTCCATCCTCTTCTCCTCCAAGTTTCTCTTCCTCTTATCAATCACGATTCATCATTCGCCAGATCAGAAGGTTCTTAGAGTCCGGTGACATTGACTCTTCTCTTCATCTTCTCCGCTCCCATGCTCCTTTTATTCTCGATGATCATCGCCTCCTGTTTCGCTTACAGAAACAG aaatttatggagttattAAGGAGAGGAACGGGCGAGGCGAGGGATTCTGCTATTGAATGCACAAGGACGGCTCTCGCTCCATGTGCACTTGATGCGTATCCG AAATCCGTGTATGTGTTTAAGGAAGCATATGAGGAATTTAAGCATGTTCTCCTTGCCTTTATATACGACAAAGATGATCAAAATTCTCCTGTGGCAAATGAG TGGTCTGAAAGAAGGAGGTTTGAAATTGCTGGATTAATGTCCTCAGTCTTAAGAGCTCATTTACAGGCATATGATCCAGTCTTTTCTATGacattaagatatttaataag CATACACAAGGGGTTTTGCATTCGTCAAGGTATTTCATCACCCATTTCAGATCTTACTGAAAGGTTGCTCCTTGAGGAGCGCGATCCTCCTGCTGTTCCACAAGAGAGTTTTTATGAAGCACCTCCATTTGATGAG GTGGACATACAAGCACTTGCACATGCCGTGGAACTTACAAGACAAGGGGCAATTGACAGCTTGAGATTTGCTAAGGGAGACCTGTTTCAGGCATTCCAG AATGAGCTATGTCGGATGAAGGTGGATGTTTCAATGCTTGATGAGCTTGTTCGTGAGTATTGTGTCTATAGGGGTATTGTCGATTCTGGTCTTGCATTGCCTTCTG TACCAGGATTAAAAACCCTCGCCGAGCCTTTAAAAGTTGGTCAATCAGAGCCTGGCTATTGTTCCTCAAGGAACTACTCTTATGAGGGTGACAATACTAACAGTAAACATTCAGATGGTGAAACTTCCGTAAGCAATGCTCATATGAATGGCTCTCCTGAGGATAGTGTGGATGTGAATAGCATACAAGGAACTGATGTTGAGTTAAGATATGCATGTGAATCAACAAACTATTCTGAAGATTGCAGCACCAGCGGATCACATCAAGCAGGAATTTCGAAAGTTCTCCAAAGAAACAGAAATTATACAACTGGAGAAAGGAGCAAACGCAAGCGATGGAGGGGGAGGCAAGATGACGAAGACTATAAGCAAGATGTTAATGCCACCAGTACAGATTTATCCAGGGAACAACAG GGCTTGGAAAAGCATCCTTCAGCAGACATAAAGAGCAGAGATGATAAATATGAGATTGTACTTGGGATGAAGGAACTGGCAGGTAGAGGAATGGCAGCAGAGGTTGTGGAAGAAGTTACTGCTTTGGATCCAAACTTTTTTCTGCAAAATCATATCTTGCTCTTCCAGTTGAAACAA GTTGAATTCCTTAAACTGGTTAGCTCTGGTGATCATTCAAGTGCTCTAAGGGTTGCAAGCTCACACTTAGGGCCCATAGCATCAAGAGATCCTTCTTTGCTGAAGCCCTTGAAGGAGACTTTGTTGGCATTGCTCTGGCCTAATGAAGATGCCCTTGGAAAAGGCTTGCCTTTACATGCACTTTCAACTTCTCTTCAG TTTGCAGTAGGTCGGAAGCTTGGTGTTGAAGAACCGCAGCTTATGAAGCTGATGAGAGCAACCCTCCATACTCACAATGAGTGGTTTAAACTTCAAATGTGCAAAGATCGTTTTGAAAGTCTTCTAAGGATTGATTCTTTGAAAGATGTTAATACACCCTTGATTTCTGCTTGCTCCATGTCGAAGTCAAATGCTGATAGCTGCACCCATGGATCCTCCCAATTGACAATATCTTCCAGCACTAGGGTTTCAGAAGATGGTAGCAGCGCAACTCAAGAGTCATCTAGAGATGTTTGTGATGAAAATGCAATCCTAAAAGTTATG GAATTTCTTGCGCTGCCAAGGGCTGATGCTATCCATCTTCTTGCACAGTACAATGGAAATGCGGAGACTGTCATTCAGCAAATATTCGCTTAG